One genomic region from Streptomyces venezuelae encodes:
- a CDS encoding restriction endonuclease fold toxin-2 domain-containing protein — MSAGLASRVYWSRGASAPALSRRSKQVIEAKYVDNPNRSCYHSLDELNTNHR; from the coding sequence GTGTCGGCAGGCCTTGCGTCCAGGGTGTACTGGAGCCGCGGGGCGTCCGCGCCGGCGCTCTCCCGACGGTCGAAGCAGGTGATCGAGGCCAAGTACGTCGACAACCCGAACAGGTCGTGCTACCACTCGCTCGACGAACTCAATACGAACCACCGGTGA
- a CDS encoding restriction endonuclease fold toxin-2 domain-containing protein: MRTTGELAKYDAALNDPRNKEPRGVETVTNNADSAAY; the protein is encoded by the coding sequence ATACGAACCACCGGTGAGCTCGCGAAGTACGACGCCGCTCTCAACGACCCTCGGAACAAGGAGCCGAGAGGCGTCGAGACGGTCACCAACAACGCGGACTCCGCGGCCTACTGA
- a CDS encoding NfeD family protein: MPWFVWLLAAGVLGVAEFFTLTLVFGLLAGAALVAAVVAGVGIGLLGQLVALGVAAAAGLLIVRPVAVRMARTPLTREGSDALIGRRAEVMQEVTASHGLIKISGEEWSARALDESLVIPVGALVDVMEIEGATAVVYPRELLP, encoded by the coding sequence ATGCCGTGGTTCGTATGGCTGCTCGCCGCCGGGGTGCTCGGTGTCGCGGAGTTCTTCACCCTGACGCTGGTTTTCGGGTTGCTGGCGGGCGCTGCGCTGGTCGCCGCTGTCGTCGCTGGTGTGGGTATCGGCCTTCTCGGCCAGCTCGTGGCGCTCGGAGTGGCAGCGGCAGCGGGGCTCCTCATCGTCCGTCCCGTCGCGGTGCGGATGGCGCGGACACCCCTCACGCGTGAGGGCAGCGACGCGCTGATCGGCAGGCGTGCCGAGGTGATGCAGGAGGTCACCGCGAGCCACGGCCTGATCAAGATCTCTGGTGAGGAATGGTCCGCCCGTGCTCTCGACGAGAGCCTCGTGATCCCGGTGGGCGCGCTGGTGGACGTCATGGAGATCGAAGGCGCCACCGCGGTCGTCTACCCCCGCGAGCTCCTTCCGTGA